The Longimicrobium sp. DNA segment AGCCGGTCCAGCGGCTGGCCGGCCACGCGCTCCACCACCAGCCCGGCCAGCACCAGGTCCCAGTCGCTGTAGACGGTGGCGGTGCCGGGCGCGTACTTCAGCGGGCGCGCGCCGATCTGCGCCAGGTACTGCTCGCGGCCGCGGAACTCGCGGTACAGCGGCGCGAACGCCTCGAACCCGCCGCGGTGCGTCAGGATCTGCCGCAGGGTGATGCGCTGCTTGGTGGTATCGCTCAGCCCCGGCAGGTACCAGCTCACGCGCTGGTCCAGGTCCAGCCGCCCCTGCTCCTCCAGCATCGCCGCCAGCGTGGTGGTGGCGACCACCTTGGTGACCGACGCCATGTCGAACAGCGTGCTGTCCGTCACCGGCGGCGACCCCGGCGCCCAGTCGATGGCGCCGTAGCCGCGCAGGTGCACCAGTCGCCCCCATCTTCCCACGGCGATGGCGATGCCGCTGGCCGCGTGGTTCGCGATGGCCGCGTTCGCCAGCGAATCCAGCCGCGCGGGGAGCCCCGCCTCCATCCCCACCTCCCCCGGCGCCGCGCCGGTGAGCGTGCCCACGGGCGCGACGCGTGGCGGCTGCGCGGGCTCGGCCGGCGCGGGCGCGGGCATTGGCGCCGGCGCGGGTGCGACGACGGGCCGCGGCGTGCAGGCGGCGAGCGCGGCGAGGAGGAGGGGGATGGGGATGGCGATGCGGTTCACGGCGGGATGGGCTGGGGTGTGTTCAGGCCGGCTTGGAAGGGCGAATGAATTCGCGGCAACAACTGCACAAAGTCCGGCTTCGCGGACTCGCGCCGCACCACCTCTGCGGCTCCGAGACGAGGGTGCCGCCTCGATGAGGGGGCCGGGGGAGGGGGCCAGCCAGGCGGGCAGGATGCATGCTTTCCCGCACGCCACCTCTCCCTCTCGATCAGGTCTCCAGCTCCCGCAGCACGCGGCACGGGTTCCCCGCGGCGACGACGTTCGGGGGGAGGTCGCGGGTGACGACGCTGCCTGCGCCGATCACCGCGTTCGCGCCGATGGCCACGCCGGGGCAGATGATGGCGCCGCCGCCGATCCACACGCCGTCGCCGATGGTGACCGGCCGCGCGAACTCGGCGCCGGAGCGGCGCTCCTCCGCGTCCAGCGGGTGGCCGGCGGTGTAGATCTGCACCGCGGGGGCGATCTGCACGTCCGCGCCGATGGTGATGCGGCCGGGGTCCAGGAACACGCAGTCGTAGTTGACGAAGGTGTTGCGGCCCATCCGGATGTTGTAGCCGTAGTCGCAGCGGAACGACGGCATCACCACGCACCCCTCGCCCACCTCCCCCAGCAGCCCGCGCAGCACCGCCGCGCCGGACGACGGATGCTCGTCCGCCAGCGTGTTGAAGCGGGCGATCAGCCGCTGCGCGTGCGCCCGCTCCGCCACCAGCTCCGGATCGGAGGCGCGGTACAGCTCGCCGGCCAGCATCTTCTCCTTCTCCGTCATCTCCGCCCTGCTTTCCCAACACGATCAGGAGGCACCATCGCCTCGGAGCCGCCACGATGGCGCCGCGCGAGTCCGCGAAGGCGGACTTCGGGCCGTTGTTGCCGCGAATTCATTCGCCCTTCCCGCCCTTCTCCGCCTCCCCATCTCCCCACCCGGGGTCTACCGCGATGCAGCCGGCCGCATGATCCCCGTCCCCCGCCGCACCTCCGCGGTGAGGCTCACCGGCAGGCGGCCGCCAATGGGCGCCTGGCCCAGCAGCGCGCGGGCGGCGGCCTCCTGGCACACGGCCTCGGGGCCCCACGCCAGCAGGTACGCGGGGATCGACGGAAAGGCGCTCAGCAGATACGGGCTGCCGAACGACACCACCACCACCGGCCGCCCCGCGCGCGCCAGCGACTCCACGAAGTCGCTGAACCCCCCGCCCGCCTGCACCGAGCCGCGGTACTGCACGGGGTTCACGTACGCGGAGACGACGACCACGTCCGCGCCTTCCGCCTGCGCGCGCAGC contains these protein-coding regions:
- a CDS encoding sugar O-acetyltransferase, whose product is MTEKEKMLAGELYRASDPELVAERAHAQRLIARFNTLADEHPSSGAAVLRGLLGEVGEGCVVMPSFRCDYGYNIRMGRNTFVNYDCVFLDPGRITIGADVQIAPAVQIYTAGHPLDAEERRSGAEFARPVTIGDGVWIGGGAIICPGVAIGANAVIGAGSVVTRDLPPNVVAAGNPCRVLRELET
- a CDS encoding serine hydrolase domain-containing protein, giving the protein MNRIAIPIPLLLAALAACTPRPVVAPAPAPMPAPAPAEPAQPPRVAPVGTLTGAAPGEVGMEAGLPARLDSLANAAIANHAASGIAIAVGRWGRLVHLRGYGAIDWAPGSPPVTDSTLFDMASVTKVVATTTLAAMLEEQGRLDLDQRVSWYLPGLSDTTKQRITLRQILTHRGGFEAFAPLYREFRGREQYLAQIGARPLKYAPGTATVYSDWDLVLAGLVVERVAGQPLDRLAAERIFAPLGMRDTRFRPDPALRPRIAMTEVDSARGHIWGEVHDPNAWALGGVAGHAGLFSSARDMAIFAQMLLNGGEYGGARILRASTVARWTAAEFARSSRALGWDTPSPNSSAGRFFSPRSFGHTGYTGTSIWVDPERGLFVVILTNRVDPTSENNRHVALRRAVADAVQGAIVDAPLVDWEARAR